From Strigops habroptila isolate Jane chromosome 1, bStrHab1.2.pri, whole genome shotgun sequence, a single genomic window includes:
- the LOC115614531 gene encoding solute carrier family 12 member 6-like isoform X4 — protein MSGAGPRRGAGAEPSESSPEPPSPSSSRPPRSDSSPSPSPSEPTTPPPAGHAPSRQRGGASSRHAPSEAGLPCDRHLALFEEELATRPRVPAMLRRIAQYSALSPDSDTPRRVLGTLLGVAVPALQTLLGLVLVLRLPWVVGTGGVLQACSIGLLLSTCVSGAVLTAVSLSAIATNGLDPGGCSLGLLSGALGPEAGGAVGLCAFLSAAFTAAAAALGTAEILLAYVVPGAAVLPGRGRSRRLNNGRGYGAVLLALLGLGAAAGPATTATTAAATLGPAGLVLVLLGLQAGALRAAIMGGPLHPLCLPAQPGGCLQPCPTALPHSMGNNGTQGATRVAFPGPSTHLLAQNLWPHPPEVRGRAAEGEEEEEGDDDDSSFGVLLGLSLPITSGVLWGCSRCGELRDIAGSIPAGSLGAALATTLGYLSAALLLGASVEGQLLRDKFGASLRGTPVAGVASWPSPWVPLTGALLSAVGAGLQALLGGSRLLRGLARTRALPLPHALGRGWLWPLAATVTVAELGVLLGSLDLLSPVLSVFWLTSYLGLNLACALQGLLPTPGWSPRCRLYHWAASMAGAGLCLALMLVACWYCGLLALGIGATAYKYLEYRGAQSEWGEGLRGLSLSAARFALLRLEDGRPPAASWRPQLLVLLKLDEELRATQPQVLALAAQLQAGKGLTVVGTVIPGELPCDQPRARAAEQALREGLAGAGARGFVQVLVSPGRGPGLAALVQGCGLGALRPNAVLMGWPHGWRRRHDPAAARRFVELLRVAGAGARALLVAKGPLGTGAPGGTLDIWWVVGDGRLLTLLPLLLRAAVHGGAAGGQQCAAAAAAGGRGPAPGAARTDPRCGAA, from the exons ATGTCGGGGGCGGGGCCTCGCCGAGGGGCCGGGGCCGAGCCGTCGGAGAGCAGCCCGGAGCCGCCCTCCCCGTCCagctcccgcccgccccgctccgactccagccccagccccagccccagcgaGCCGACCACGCCCCCTCCCGCGGGACACGCCCCCTCCCGCCAGCGGGGTGGGGCTTCCTCCCGCCACGCCCCCTCGGAGGCGGGGCTCCCATGTGACAGGCACCTTGCGCTCTTCGAG gAGGAGCTGGCCACCCGCCCCCGTGTCCCTGCCATGCTGCGCCGCATCGCCCAATACAGCGCCCTCAGCCCGGACAGTGACACGCCG CGGCgggtgctggggacactgtTGGGGGTGGCGGTGCCGGCGCTGCAGacgctgctggggctggtgctggtgctgcggCTGCCCTGGGTGGTCGGCACTGGAGGGGTGCTGCAGGCCTGCTCCATCGGCCTCCTCCTCAGTACCTGCGTGAGTGGG GCTGTGCTGACCGCCGTGTCGTTGAGCGCCATCGCCACCAACGGCCTTGACCCCG GGGGCTGTTCCCTGGGGCTGCTGTCGGGGGCGCTGGGCCCCGAGGCGGGAGGGGCCGTGGGGCTCTGTGCCTTCCTCAGCGCCGCCTTcaccgctgccgccgccgccctggGCACCGCCGAGATCCTGCTG GCGTACGTGGTGCCGGGGGCCGCCGTCCTACCGGGCCGCGGCCGCAGTCGGCGCTTGAACAATGGGCGTGGATACGGGGcggtgctgctggcactgctggggctgggggctgctgccgGCCCGGCCACCACCGCCACCACCGCTGCTGCCACGCTGGGTCCTGCcgggctggtgctggtgctgctggggctgcaggcaggggccCTGCGCGCTGCCATCATGGGGGGCCCCCTGCACCC GCTCTGCTTGCCTGCCCAGCCTGGtggctgcctccagccctgccccacagctctgccccacagcatgggcaacaaTGGTACCCAAGGAGCCACACGGGTGGCATTCCCGGGGCCCAGCACCCATCTGCTGGCAC AGAACCTGTGGCCCCATCCCCCCGAGGTGCgggggagagcagcagagggggaggaggaggaggagggggatgATGATGACTCCTCGtttggggtgctgctggggctcagccTGCCCATCACCTCGG gagtgctgtggggctgcagccgCTGTGGGGAGCTGCGTGACATCGCCGGCTCCATCCCAGCTGGGAGCCTGGGGGCTGCCCTGGCCACCACCTTGGGCT ACCTGAGCGCGGCGCTGCTGCTGGGGGCCTCCGTCGAGGGGCAGCTGCTGCGGGACAA GTTTGGCGCATCGCTGCGGGGGACACCAGTGGCTGGGGTGGCCTCGTGGCCATCACCGTGGGTGCCACTGACTGGGGCCTTGCTGTCGGCGGTGGGGGCCGGGCTGCAGGCGCTGCTGGGGGGCAGCCGGTTGCTGCGGGGCCTGGCCCGTACCCGCGCCCTCCCACTGCCACAT GCGCTGGGTCGTGGATGGCTCTGGCCACTGGCAGCAACAGTGACCGTGGCTGAACTCGGTGTCCTCTTGGGTTCCCTCGACCTCTTGTCACCCGTCCTCTCCGT CTTCTGGCTCACGTCCTACCTGGGGTTGAACCTGGCCTGTGCCCTTCAAGGGTTGTTGCCCACCCCAGGATGGAGCCCCCGCTGTCGCCTCTACCACTG GGCAGCGTCGATGGCAGGCGCGGGGCTGTGCCTTGCACTGATGCTTGTTGCCTGCTGGTACTGTGGGCTGCTCGCCCTCGGCATCGGTGCCACTGCCTACAAGTACCTGGAGTACCGGGG GGCACAGAGCGAGTGGGGCGAGGGGCTGCGGGGTCTGTCACTCAGCGCCGCACGATTTGCCCTCCTGCGCTTGGAGGATGGGCGGCCACCTGCCGCAAGCTGGAG GccacagctgctggtgctgctgaagtTGGATGAGGAGCTGCGGGCGACGCAGCCGCAGGTGCTGGCACTGGCGGCGCAGCTCCAGGCCGGGAAGGGGCTCACAGTTGTCGGCACCGTCATCCCCGGGGAGCTGCCTTGTGATCAGCCCCGTGCCCGTGCTGCTGAGCAG GCGCTGCGGGAGGGGCTGGCAGGGGCCGGGGCCCGCGGCTTTGTGCAGGTGCTGGTGTCACCGGGGCGGGGGCCAGGGCTGGCAGCGCTGGTGCAGGGCTGCGGCCTGGGGGCATTGCGCCCCAACGCAGTGCTCATGGGTTGGCCCCACGGCTGGCGCCGGCGCCACGACCCTGCTGCCGCACGGAGATTCGTCG agctgctgcggGTGGCAGGGGCCGGGGCCCGGGCGCTGCTGGTGGCCAAGGGGCCACTGGGGACCGGGGCACCAGGGGGCACCTTGGACATCTGGTGGGTGGTGGGCGATGGGCGTCTGCtcaccctcctgcccctcc TGCTGCGTGCGGCTGTTCACGGTGGCGCTGCTGGAGGACAACAGTGTGCGGCTGCGGCGGCTGCTGGAGGCCGTGGCCCGGCGCCGGGGGCTGCCCGCACAGACCCACGTTGTGGAGCTG CATGA